A single region of the Malaclemys terrapin pileata isolate rMalTer1 chromosome 4, rMalTer1.hap1, whole genome shotgun sequence genome encodes:
- the LOC128836689 gene encoding programmed cell death 1 ligand 1-like isoform X1, translating to MTLTMVPGLLLLLLASGARGALVVSVPTSPVRAQPGSDLLLGCHFSVGGTVDMELLVVQWKLGGRLVAEFDSTPSYPRAGASLSLEGLRVGNASLLLPRVGGADAGLYTCMVIHSPSRESRQVELRVEDPAKLPAEEPEAVAPHACAPDPDPLVLEKLDQALTLLQQISRTLEAAGAGGGGKA from the exons ATGACCCTCACCATGGTGCCcggcctcctgctgctgctgctggcgagcGGGGCCC GGGGTGCCCTGGTGGTCTCCGTCCCCACTTCCCCGGTGCGGGCCCAGCCGGGCTCCGACCTGCTCCTGGGCTGTCACTTCTCCGTGGGGGGCACCGTGGACATGGAGCTGCTGGTGGTGCAGTGGAAGCTGGGGGGCCGCCTGGTGGCCGAGTTCGATAGCACCCCGTCgtaccccagggccggggccagcctgtccctggaggggctgcgggtcggcaacgcctccctgctcctcccgcgGGTGGGGGGCGCCGATGCCGGGCTCTACACCTGCATGGTCATCCACTCCCCGAGCCGGGAGAGCCGGCAGGTGGAGCTGCGTGTGGAAG ACCCCGCGAAGCTGCCCGCGGAGGAGCCGGAGGCCGTGGCCCCTCACGCCTGCGCCCCCGACCCCGACCCCCTGGTGCTGGAGAAGCTGGACCAGGCGCTGACCCTCCTGCAGCAGATCAGCCGCACGCTGGAGGCGGCGggcgccgggggtggggggaaggcctga
- the LOC128836689 gene encoding programmed cell death 1 ligand 1-like isoform X2, whose protein sequence is MRTQEGVEGGALVVSVPTSPVRAQPGSDLLLGCHFSVGGTVDMELLVVQWKLGGRLVAEFDSTPSYPRAGASLSLEGLRVGNASLLLPRVGGADAGLYTCMVIHSPSRESRQVELRVEDPAKLPAEEPEAVAPHACAPDPDPLVLEKLDQALTLLQQISRTLEAAGAGGGGKA, encoded by the exons atgagaacccaggaaggggttgaag GGGGTGCCCTGGTGGTCTCCGTCCCCACTTCCCCGGTGCGGGCCCAGCCGGGCTCCGACCTGCTCCTGGGCTGTCACTTCTCCGTGGGGGGCACCGTGGACATGGAGCTGCTGGTGGTGCAGTGGAAGCTGGGGGGCCGCCTGGTGGCCGAGTTCGATAGCACCCCGTCgtaccccagggccggggccagcctgtccctggaggggctgcgggtcggcaacgcctccctgctcctcccgcgGGTGGGGGGCGCCGATGCCGGGCTCTACACCTGCATGGTCATCCACTCCCCGAGCCGGGAGAGCCGGCAGGTGGAGCTGCGTGTGGAAG ACCCCGCGAAGCTGCCCGCGGAGGAGCCGGAGGCCGTGGCCCCTCACGCCTGCGCCCCCGACCCCGACCCCCTGGTGCTGGAGAAGCTGGACCAGGCGCTGACCCTCCTGCAGCAGATCAGCCGCACGCTGGAGGCGGCGggcgccgggggtggggggaaggcctga
- the LOC128836711 gene encoding uncharacterized protein LOC128836711 — protein sequence MPPAPLRAPPEMCLRGAMLALCCVAAAAWLQVSVGPSPVRARPGQRVVLECLVGADYPPLELEQLQVRWRHEGRTVLEFAGAVRAARAGLSLAEDEVRNGNVSLVLQRVTASDSGEWTCYILYPPDQAQGSLTLRVADPTVPPNTCPLGVGAPRLRQLEEVIGGCVRSASELQRHLARLAAEVKECLGSPEAEESPPRAQAESANQTAQA from the exons atgcctcctgcccccctgcgcGCACCCCCAGAGATGTGTCTGCGTGGGGCcatgctggccctgtgctgcgtGGCAGCTG CGGCCTGGCTGCAGGTGTCGGTGGGCCCCTCGCCGGTGCGGGCGCGCCCCGGGCAGCGCGTGGTGCTGGAGTGCCTCGTCGGGGCCGACTACCCgcccctggagctggagcagctgcaggtgCGCTGGCGGCACGAGGGGCGCACGGTGCTGGAGTTCGCCGGGGCGGTGCGGGCGGCGCGGGCGGGACTCAGCCTGGCCGAGGACGAGGTGAGGAACGGGAACGTCTCGCTGGTGCTGCAGCGCGTCACCGCCAGCGACAGCGGGGAGTGGACCTGCTACATCCTCTACCCGCCCGACCAGGCCCAGGGCAGCCTCACCCTGCGCGTGGCAG ACCCGACGGTGCCCCCCAACACCTGCCCCCTGGGCGTGGGCGCCCCACGGCTGCGGCAGCTGGAGGAGGTGATCGGGGGCTGCGTCCGCTCGGCCAGCGAGCTCCAGCGGCACCTGGCCCGGCTGGCTGCCGAGGTGAAGGAGTGTCTGGGCAGCCCGGAGGCCGAGGAGAGCCCACCCCGGGCACAGGCTGAGAGCGCCAACCAGACGGCACAGGCGTGA